From Segatella copri, the proteins below share one genomic window:
- a CDS encoding OmpA family protein, whose protein sequence is MKSYKYLLATAVLASLGMNSMAQATYTDKDGNEYQFKKHFYLDIQGGGQYTLGEAKFKDLLSPNIQGAIGYQFSPVFGLRAQMNGLWSKGGWAGFRSKVGEKPYNAKYKFKYIAPGVDFMFNLSNLFCGWNPSRVFNISAFAGGGINWAGGNQEINDIAATLENLNDYNLEYLWQGKKVRPYGRAGIDLEFKVSKAVSIMLEGNANMISDKYNSKKADNPDWYFNALAGVRINLGKSYTKKAKPVEEPAPAPAPKQEYVAPKPEPKPAPVEKKVEEIRRDIFFTINSYKIAPAEDAKIREVVDYLGKNPEAKVVVTGYADKGTGNERINDRIAAKRAAAVVWMLEKRYGISAERITEESKGARVQPFAENNMNRVSIMIAK, encoded by the coding sequence ATGAAATCATATAAATATTTATTGGCAACAGCCGTTCTCGCTTCTTTAGGAATGAATTCCATGGCACAGGCTACCTATACAGACAAGGATGGAAACGAGTATCAGTTTAAGAAGCATTTCTACCTCGATATTCAGGGAGGTGGACAGTATACACTGGGCGAGGCTAAGTTCAAGGACTTACTCTCTCCTAATATTCAGGGAGCTATTGGCTATCAATTCTCTCCAGTTTTCGGACTCCGTGCTCAGATGAACGGACTCTGGAGCAAGGGCGGCTGGGCTGGTTTCCGCTCCAAAGTGGGAGAAAAGCCTTACAACGCCAAATATAAGTTTAAATATATAGCTCCTGGTGTAGATTTCATGTTCAACCTCTCCAACCTTTTCTGTGGCTGGAACCCGAGCCGTGTGTTTAATATAAGTGCTTTCGCTGGCGGTGGTATCAACTGGGCTGGCGGCAACCAAGAGATAAACGACATCGCTGCCACACTTGAGAACCTCAACGACTACAACCTGGAATATCTCTGGCAGGGAAAGAAGGTTCGCCCATACGGCAGAGCCGGTATCGATCTGGAATTCAAGGTAAGCAAGGCTGTGAGCATCATGCTCGAAGGCAATGCCAACATGATTTCAGACAAGTACAACTCTAAGAAGGCAGATAACCCTGACTGGTACTTCAATGCACTGGCAGGTGTACGCATCAACCTGGGCAAGAGCTATACCAAGAAGGCTAAGCCGGTAGAGGAACCTGCTCCGGCACCAGCTCCTAAGCAGGAATATGTAGCTCCTAAGCCAGAGCCTAAGCCAGCTCCTGTAGAGAAGAAGGTAGAGGAGATTCGCCGTGATATCTTCTTCACCATCAATTCTTACAAGATTGCTCCTGCTGAGGATGCTAAGATCCGTGAGGTGGTTGACTACCTTGGAAAGAACCCAGAGGCAAAGGTTGTAGTAACCGGCTATGCTGACAAGGGTACTGGTAACGAGCGCATCAACGACCGCATCGCTGCTAAGCGTGCTGCTGCCGTTGTCTGGATGTTGGAGAAGCGCTATGGCATTTCTGCTGAGCGCATCACAGAGGAATCAAAGGGTGCTCGTGTTCAGCCATTTGCTGAGAATAACATGAACCGTGTTTCTATCATGATTGCTAAATAA
- a CDS encoding DUF1573 domain-containing protein, which produces MNKPMYMKMFGKYISAILLLAILALATCCSQPSKQGAANDATSAKNSIAFLEKEHDFGEYREKETKRYAFKYKNAGKSPLVIYKAESDCGCTQVKFNPQPLMPGEYDSIIVVYDGNGFLNGSFRKFINIYSNASEKPMELSIKGCYFDKSEE; this is translated from the coding sequence ATGAACAAGCCTATGTATATGAAAATGTTTGGTAAATATATTTCTGCCATTCTCTTGCTAGCTATCCTTGCGCTTGCCACATGTTGCAGTCAACCTTCCAAACAAGGGGCTGCCAATGATGCAACAAGTGCTAAAAATTCAATAGCCTTTCTTGAGAAAGAACATGATTTTGGAGAATATCGAGAAAAGGAAACGAAAAGATACGCTTTCAAGTACAAGAATGCAGGCAAGTCTCCACTTGTCATATACAAGGCTGAGAGCGATTGTGGTTGCACACAAGTCAAATTCAATCCACAGCCTTTGATGCCAGGCGAGTATGATTCTATCATTGTAGTATATGATGGAAATGGCTTTTTGAACGGTTCTTTTAGAAAGTTCATCAACATATACTCAAATGCTTCAGAAAAGCCAATGGAGTTGAGCATCAAGGGCTGTTATTTTGATAAGAGTGAAGAATGA
- a CDS encoding ATP-binding protein, with the protein MAIKQYPLGIQTFERIRKEDKLYIDKTEYIYRMTHSDGTYFFVGRPRRFGKSLLVSTMQSYFEGKKDLFKGLAMEQLEKEWIEYPVIHLDMSGGKYMSEDQLQRYLIDLVEEQERKFSFHNEKIDINLRLKDLIMSLYQTTGKKVVVLIDEYDAPLLDVAHEKEELVKLRNIMRNFFSPLKAREAYLRFVFFTGITKFSQVSIFSELNNVTNVSMYDEYAGMLGITKEELCGQLSEDIEVLATKMHLTKEQTLDKLTENYDGYHFSAYSPDVFNPYSLFNCFAQGKLGSYWFASGTPTYLINMMRKYHVLPTGITRVEADESEFDAPTEDMTTMMPLLYQSGYLTIKDYNRDYNYYTLDIPNKEVKIGLTKALIPSYVTGNTLATTNTARRIAQALDKQDMDGALHLLQDFLGTVPYCNVTNHEGHYQQMLFIIFSLLTDYLVDVEVHTPKGRVDVVLLTGTDLYIIELKLDKSAQAAMQQINLKNYRQRFALCNKPITKVGINFDSSKGNIEDWVIE; encoded by the coding sequence ATGGCTATAAAACAATATCCTTTGGGAATACAGACCTTTGAGCGTATCCGTAAGGAGGACAAGCTCTATATAGATAAGACGGAATATATCTACCGCATGACCCATTCTGATGGTACATATTTCTTCGTGGGGAGACCACGCCGTTTTGGAAAGTCGCTCCTTGTTTCGACCATGCAAAGTTATTTTGAAGGTAAGAAAGACTTGTTTAAAGGACTTGCCATGGAACAGCTTGAAAAAGAATGGATAGAATATCCTGTAATCCATCTGGATATGAGTGGAGGAAAGTATATGTCTGAAGATCAGCTACAACGATATCTGATAGATTTGGTGGAAGAACAGGAACGGAAATTTAGCTTTCATAATGAGAAGATAGATATAAATCTTCGCTTGAAAGACCTCATTATGTCTTTATATCAGACTACAGGCAAGAAGGTGGTAGTGCTGATTGACGAGTATGATGCCCCTTTGCTGGACGTGGCTCACGAAAAAGAGGAGTTGGTTAAGCTTCGCAACATCATGCGTAATTTCTTCAGCCCGCTGAAGGCGCGTGAAGCCTATCTTCGTTTTGTCTTTTTTACGGGTATTACTAAGTTTTCGCAAGTGAGTATATTCAGTGAATTGAATAACGTCACCAATGTATCCATGTATGATGAATATGCTGGTATGTTGGGGATTACTAAGGAAGAACTTTGCGGGCAATTGTCAGAAGATATAGAAGTGCTGGCTACAAAAATGCATCTTACCAAGGAGCAGACCTTAGATAAGTTGACTGAGAATTATGATGGATATCATTTTTCAGCTTATTCTCCTGATGTCTTCAACCCTTACAGCCTGTTCAATTGCTTCGCTCAGGGTAAGTTGGGTTCTTATTGGTTTGCCTCAGGTACGCCAACCTATCTTATCAATATGATGCGTAAATATCATGTGCTTCCTACAGGCATTACGCGTGTTGAGGCTGACGAGAGTGAATTTGATGCACCTACAGAGGATATGACTACAATGATGCCGCTGCTTTACCAGAGTGGTTATTTGACCATCAAGGATTATAACAGAGATTACAACTATTATACGCTTGATATTCCTAACAAGGAGGTGAAGATAGGGTTGACCAAGGCTTTGATTCCGTCTTATGTTACTGGTAATACGCTTGCTACTACCAATACGGCTCGTCGCATAGCACAGGCTTTGGATAAGCAAGACATGGATGGAGCTTTGCATCTGCTACAGGATTTTCTGGGTACTGTGCCTTATTGCAATGTCACCAATCATGAGGGGCATTATCAGCAGATGCTTTTCATCATCTTCTCGCTCCTCACCGATTATCTGGTAGATGTAGAGGTGCATACTCCAAAGGGAAGGGTAGATGTCGTTTTGTTGACTGGAACAGATTTATACATCATAGAACTGAAACTTGATAAGAGTGCTCAGGCTGCAATGCAGCAAATCAATCTCAAAAACTATCGCCAGCGTTTCGCTCTCTGCAACAAACCTATAACGAAAGTTGGTATCAACTTCGACTCTTCAAAGGGAAACATAGAGGATTGGGTGATAGAGTAA
- the asnS gene encoding asparagine--tRNA ligase, with translation MEKVKRTKVVDLLKSTAYGSIVNVKGWVRTHRSSKAVDFIALNDGSTINNIQIVVDPSKVDENQLRQITTGACISAVGTLVESQGAGQSVEIQCESIEIYGLCGSDYPMQKKGQSFEYMRQYAHLRLRTNTFGAVMRIRHNMAMAIHTYFHEHGYFYFNTPLITASDCEGAGQMFQVTTKNLYNLKKTEDGKIDYSDDFFGKQTSLTVSGQLEGELGATALGAIYTFGPTFRAENSNTPRHLAEFWMVEPEVAFLDMDGLMELEEDFIKYCIRWALEHCKDDLAFLNKMIDKGLIARLEGVLNSDFVHLPYTEGIRILQEAIANGKKFEFPCEWGDDLASEHERFLVEEHFKRPVIMTNYPKAIKAFYMKIDEEESGFGGKSGQTVQGTDVLFPQIGEIIGGSVREESYDKLMGEIEARNIPMKDMNWYLDTRKYGSCPHAGFGLGFERLILFVTGMQNIRDVIPFPRTPKNAEF, from the coding sequence ATGGAAAAAGTAAAAAGAACTAAAGTTGTAGACTTGCTCAAGAGTACAGCCTACGGCTCAATCGTGAATGTCAAGGGATGGGTTCGTACCCATCGTAGTAGCAAAGCAGTCGATTTTATCGCTCTTAACGATGGTTCTACTATTAATAATATTCAGATAGTAGTCGACCCATCAAAGGTCGATGAAAATCAGCTCCGTCAGATTACTACTGGTGCTTGTATCAGCGCCGTAGGTACGCTGGTAGAAAGCCAGGGTGCCGGACAGAGTGTTGAGATCCAGTGCGAGAGCATCGAAATTTACGGTCTCTGCGGCAGCGACTATCCTATGCAGAAGAAGGGACAGAGCTTCGAATACATGCGTCAGTATGCTCACCTCCGTCTCCGTACCAATACCTTTGGTGCCGTAATGCGTATCCGCCATAACATGGCAATGGCTATCCACACCTACTTCCATGAGCATGGATATTTCTATTTCAATACTCCGCTCATCACAGCCAGCGACTGCGAGGGGGCAGGTCAGATGTTCCAGGTAACTACCAAGAATCTCTACAACCTGAAGAAGACCGAGGATGGCAAAATCGACTATTCTGATGATTTCTTCGGCAAGCAGACTTCATTGACCGTTTCCGGTCAGTTGGAGGGTGAGCTCGGTGCTACAGCACTCGGCGCCATCTATACCTTCGGTCCAACCTTCCGTGCAGAGAACAGTAATACTCCTCGCCACCTGGCTGAGTTCTGGATGGTAGAGCCAGAGGTTGCTTTCCTGGATATGGACGGTTTGATGGAGTTGGAGGAAGACTTCATCAAGTATTGTATCCGTTGGGCACTGGAGCATTGCAAGGACGATCTTGCTTTCTTGAACAAGATGATTGACAAGGGTCTGATTGCCCGTCTGGAAGGCGTATTGAATTCCGACTTCGTTCATCTTCCATATACCGAGGGTATCCGCATCCTTCAGGAGGCTATTGCCAACGGTAAGAAGTTTGAGTTCCCATGCGAGTGGGGTGATGACCTGGCTTCAGAGCATGAGCGTTTCCTCGTAGAGGAGCACTTCAAGCGCCCGGTTATCATGACCAACTATCCTAAGGCTATCAAGGCATTCTATATGAAGATAGACGAGGAGGAGAGTGGTTTCGGTGGCAAGAGCGGTCAGACCGTTCAGGGTACCGACGTACTGTTCCCACAGATTGGTGAGATTATCGGTGGTTCTGTCCGTGAGGAGAGCTATGACAAGCTGATGGGTGAGATTGAGGCTCGCAACATCCCTATGAAGGATATGAACTGGTATCTCGATACCCGTAAGTATGGTTCATGCCCACACGCAGGTTTCGGTCTCGGTTTCGAGCGTCTGATTCTCTTCGTAACCGGTATGCAGAATATCCGCGACGTGATTCCATTCCCACGTACACCAAAGAACGCAGAATTCTAG
- a CDS encoding pseudouridine synthase — protein MDSEFENKPQDQSSENERTREGYNPAGGYQKSYRPVGRTQRPRINSHRAYSSDRSSSNSEGGFRPEGFGAGLQSTGGSERPQRSSYQSRGGYGNSNRGGYQPRQQGGYQSRPQQGGYRPRYNNNDEQGGYQPRQQGGYQPRQQGGYQSRSQQGGYGNNRGGYGRPQGGGYGNNRGGGYGRPQQGGYGNNRGGYGRPQGGGYGNNRGGGFRQHTPGYDPNAKYSMKKRIEYKEENIDPTEPLRLNKFLANAGVCSRREADEFIQAGLVTVNGEVVTELGTKILRTDEVKFHDAPVTLEKKVYVLLNKPKDYVTTSDDPQQRKTVMDLVKDVCPERIYPVGRLDRNTTGVLLLTNDGDLASKLTHPKFLKKKVYHVHLDKNLTAHDMDQIREGITLEDGEIKADAVEYADDRDKAQVGIEIHSGKNRIVRRIFESLGYRVTKLDRVQFAGLTKKNLRRGDWRFLTEKEVDMLRMGAFE, from the coding sequence ATGGATTCAGAATTTGAAAACAAACCTCAAGATCAGTCTTCTGAGAATGAGAGAACCCGTGAGGGCTACAACCCAGCAGGTGGTTATCAGAAGAGTTATCGACCAGTAGGTCGCACACAGCGTCCTCGTATCAATTCACATCGCGCATACAGCAGCGACAGAAGTAGCAGTAACAGCGAAGGCGGTTTCCGTCCTGAAGGTTTTGGTGCTGGCTTGCAGAGTACAGGCGGCAGCGAGCGTCCACAGCGCAGCAGCTATCAGAGCCGTGGTGGTTATGGTAACAGCAACCGTGGTGGCTACCAGCCACGTCAGCAGGGAGGCTATCAGTCTCGTCCTCAGCAGGGTGGCTATCGTCCTCGTTACAACAATAATGATGAGCAGGGTGGTTATCAGCCTCGTCAGCAGGGTGGCTACCAGCCACGCCAGCAGGGCGGCTACCAGTCTCGTTCTCAGCAGGGTGGTTATGGCAACAACCGTGGTGGTTATGGTCGTCCACAGGGTGGCGGCTATGGCAACAACCGTGGTGGTGGCTATGGTCGTCCTCAGCAGGGTGGTTATGGCAACAACCGTGGCGGTTATGGCCGTCCACAGGGTGGTGGCTATGGCAACAACCGTGGTGGCGGTTTCCGTCAGCACACTCCTGGTTACGATCCAAATGCTAAGTATAGCATGAAGAAGCGTATCGAATATAAGGAGGAGAACATCGACCCAACAGAGCCATTGCGCTTGAACAAGTTCCTCGCCAATGCTGGTGTTTGCTCTCGCCGTGAGGCTGATGAGTTCATCCAGGCAGGTCTGGTAACTGTCAATGGTGAGGTAGTTACCGAGTTGGGTACCAAGATCCTTCGTACCGATGAGGTGAAGTTCCACGACGCTCCTGTAACTTTGGAGAAGAAGGTATACGTATTGCTCAACAAGCCAAAGGATTATGTTACAACCAGCGATGATCCTCAGCAGCGCAAGACTGTGATGGACCTCGTAAAGGATGTTTGTCCTGAGCGTATCTATCCTGTAGGCCGTCTCGACCGTAATACAACAGGTGTACTTCTCTTGACCAACGATGGTGACCTGGCTTCTAAGCTTACTCACCCTAAGTTCCTGAAGAAGAAGGTTTATCACGTTCACCTCGACAAGAACCTGACAGCTCACGATATGGATCAGATCCGTGAGGGTATCACCTTGGAAGATGGTGAAATCAAGGCAGATGCTGTAGAGTATGCTGATGATCGCGACAAGGCACAGGTTGGCATCGAGATTCATAGTGGCAAGAACCGTATCGTGCGCCGTATCTTCGAGAGCCTCGGCTATCGTGTTACCAAACTCGACCGTGTACAGTTCGCAGGTTTGACTAAGAAAAATCTCCGTCGCGGTGACTGGCGCTTCCTTACTGAGAAGGAGGTAGACATGCTCCGCATGGGTGCTTTTGAATAA
- the purB gene encoding adenylosuccinate lyase, with protein MNLDLLTAISPIDGRYRGKTEQLANYFSEYALIRYRVRVEIEYFITLCELPLPQLASFDKSLFERLRDIYRNFDENEAQRVKDIEKITNHDVKAVEYFIKEEFDKIGGLDAYKEFIHFGLTSQDINNTSVPLSVKEALEECFNPQVEELIAQLQTYADEWKDVPMLAKTHGQPASPTRLGKEIMVYVYRLTEQLNSLKACKITAKFGGATGNYNAHHVAYPQYDWKAFGNKFVSEKLGLEREQYTTQISNYDYLGAIFDAIRRINTIIIDLDRDFWMYISMDYFKQKIKAGEVGSSAMPHKVNPIDYENSEGNLGIANAILQFLAQKLPVSRLQRDLTDSTVLRNIGVPLGHSVIAIQSTLKGLRKLILHEEKLQEDLNNTWAVVAEAIQTILRREAYPHPYEALKALTRTNQHMTEETIHEFIQGLNVSDSVKAELMAITPSNYTGI; from the coding sequence ATGAATTTAGATTTATTGACTGCCATATCACCAATTGATGGTCGTTATAGGGGAAAAACAGAGCAACTCGCTAACTACTTTTCAGAGTATGCTCTCATTCGTTATCGTGTACGCGTAGAGATTGAATACTTCATCACTCTATGCGAGTTACCTTTGCCACAGCTTGCTTCTTTCGACAAGTCGCTGTTCGAACGTCTGCGTGACATTTATCGTAATTTTGACGAAAATGAAGCACAGCGCGTAAAAGACATCGAGAAGATTACCAATCACGATGTAAAAGCTGTAGAGTATTTTATCAAGGAAGAATTTGATAAAATCGGTGGCCTGGATGCTTACAAGGAGTTTATCCATTTTGGTTTGACATCTCAGGATATCAACAACACAAGTGTGCCTCTCTCTGTAAAGGAGGCTTTGGAAGAGTGCTTCAATCCACAGGTAGAAGAGCTGATAGCCCAACTTCAGACTTATGCTGATGAGTGGAAGGATGTGCCTATGCTGGCTAAGACTCACGGACAGCCTGCTTCACCTACCCGCCTGGGCAAGGAAATCATGGTTTATGTTTACCGTCTTACCGAGCAGCTCAATTCTCTCAAGGCTTGCAAGATTACAGCTAAGTTCGGTGGTGCTACCGGTAACTACAATGCTCACCATGTAGCTTATCCACAGTATGACTGGAAAGCATTCGGTAACAAGTTTGTCAGCGAAAAACTCGGTTTGGAACGCGAGCAGTATACCACACAGATCAGTAACTATGACTACCTTGGCGCTATCTTTGACGCCATCCGCCGTATCAACACCATTATCATCGACTTAGACCGTGACTTCTGGATGTATATCTCTATGGATTACTTCAAGCAGAAGATCAAGGCAGGTGAGGTAGGCTCAAGTGCGATGCCTCACAAGGTGAATCCTATCGATTATGAGAACAGTGAAGGTAACCTGGGCATAGCCAATGCCATTCTTCAGTTCCTGGCACAGAAACTTCCGGTTAGCCGCTTGCAGCGCGACCTTACTGACAGTACCGTACTCCGTAACATCGGTGTGCCTCTCGGTCATAGCGTCATTGCTATCCAGAGTACATTGAAGGGCTTGCGTAAACTGATTCTTCACGAGGAGAAACTGCAGGAAGATTTGAATAATACATGGGCAGTTGTAGCTGAGGCTATCCAGACTATCCTTCGCCGTGAGGCATATCCACATCCTTACGAGGCATTGAAGGCGTTGACACGTACCAACCAGCACATGACTGAGGAAACTATTCATGAGTTTATCCAGGGATTGAATGTGAGTGATAGTGTTAAGGCAGAACTGATGGCAATCACACCAAGCAATTATACAGGTATCTAA
- a CDS encoding OmpA family protein yields the protein MKKLLAVLALASVTMGSMAQDAATTEKYSVATNSFWSNWFVQANVAGSAFWGNQEEGNGFSKSPLKGFRNNLGFSVAVGKWFTPGLGLRTKLNGVWGRTVVSENKSTNANKYWTLNEQVLFNVSNMLCGYNEARVWDCIPYAGFGINRNMSANCYAPVVGVGILNEFKINKKWAVNFDVNYALGASDYDGYTGVLAGAKPSTSRSIDKVIARHDRSLNVEVGVTYNLGKATWNKVPDVDAINALHQSELDAINAKLNDANAENDRLKNLLNNQKSVEDKAVKEYVATPVSVFFNIGKSKVASKKDLVNVQALAQYAKDNNAKLVVNGYADSATGSAAVNQKISKARAEKVADELVKLGVAKENIVVKANGGVKDLTPASYNRRATVQVGE from the coding sequence ATGAAAAAGTTATTAGCAGTGCTAGCATTGGCTAGCGTAACAATGGGCAGTATGGCTCAGGATGCAGCAACTACTGAGAAGTATAGCGTTGCAACAAATTCTTTCTGGAGCAATTGGTTTGTTCAGGCAAACGTTGCTGGTTCTGCATTCTGGGGCAACCAGGAAGAGGGCAATGGTTTCTCTAAGAGCCCACTCAAGGGTTTCAGAAACAATCTCGGTTTCTCTGTTGCAGTAGGTAAGTGGTTCACACCAGGTCTCGGTCTCCGTACCAAGCTCAATGGCGTTTGGGGCCGTACAGTAGTTTCTGAGAATAAGTCAACAAATGCAAATAAGTATTGGACTTTGAATGAGCAGGTTTTGTTCAATGTTAGCAATATGTTGTGTGGTTACAACGAGGCTCGTGTTTGGGATTGCATCCCTTACGCAGGTTTTGGTATTAACCGTAACATGAGCGCTAACTGCTATGCTCCTGTAGTTGGTGTTGGTATCTTGAACGAGTTCAAGATCAATAAGAAGTGGGCTGTCAACTTCGATGTAAACTATGCATTAGGTGCTAGCGACTATGATGGTTACACAGGTGTATTGGCAGGTGCTAAGCCTAGCACATCTCGCTCTATCGACAAGGTGATTGCAAGACACGACCGTTCTTTGAATGTTGAGGTCGGTGTTACATACAACTTGGGTAAGGCTACTTGGAACAAGGTTCCAGATGTTGACGCTATCAACGCTCTTCATCAGTCAGAACTTGACGCTATCAATGCTAAGTTGAACGATGCTAATGCAGAGAACGACCGTTTGAAGAATCTCTTGAACAACCAGAAGTCTGTAGAGGATAAGGCAGTTAAGGAGTATGTTGCTACTCCAGTTTCTGTATTCTTCAACATCGGCAAGTCTAAGGTTGCTTCTAAGAAGGATCTCGTAAACGTACAGGCTCTCGCTCAGTATGCTAAGGACAACAACGCTAAGTTGGTAGTTAACGGTTATGCTGACAGCGCTACTGGTTCTGCAGCTGTTAACCAGAAGATTTCTAAGGCTCGTGCTGAGAAGGTAGCTGATGAGCTCGTTAAGTTGGGTGTTGCTAAGGAGAACATCGTAGTTAAGGCTAACGGTGGTGTTAAGGATTTGACTCCTGCTTCTTACAACCGTCGTGCAACTGTTCAGGTTGGTGAGTAA
- the mutL gene encoding DNA mismatch repair endonuclease MutL, with protein MSDIIQLLPDSVANQIAAGEVIQRPASVIKELVENAVDAGARNIHVTVTDAGRTNIQVIDDGKGMSETDARLAFERHSTSKIRKADDLFALRTMGFRGEALASIAAVAQVELKSRQATDEIGTLIQISGSRYEKQEPCSCAVGSIFSVSNIFYNVPARRKFLKSNSTELNNILTAFERIALVNPQITFTLHSNGTEVFNLRAANLRQRILDVFGKRFNQELLPVNVETTMCKVSGFVGKPESARKKGVHQFFFVNGRYMKHPYFNKAVMAAYDRLVPQGEQVPYFLYFDVDPKDIDVNIHPTKTEIKFENEQAIWQILSASVKESIGMFNDVPTIDFDTEDKPDIPVYNPEMSTAAAAPKISLNPGYNPFKSSSSTGAVPMGAGFSVPKSKPQVDEKWEQLYEGLKDQDDVQGMEQTMVFSDDSSQDNTPDSIIAEKSPAHYQYKGKYIMTAVKSGLMIIDQHRAHVRVLFEQYLRQLADRTFHSQKVLFPEVVQFPMSEKVIFEKILPEMESMGFELEDLGGGSYAVNSVPGGLEGLNPLKLVQDMVSSAVEKGVSAIDEINQTLALSLARQAAIPQGQILSNEEMEGLVNDLFACQNVNYTPDGKSVLCILRQQEIEHLLG; from the coding sequence ATGAGTGATATTATTCAACTTTTACCCGATTCTGTTGCCAATCAGATAGCAGCAGGTGAGGTTATACAGCGTCCGGCTTCAGTTATCAAGGAGCTGGTCGAAAATGCAGTCGATGCGGGTGCCAGGAATATCCATGTCACAGTTACCGATGCTGGTCGTACCAACATCCAGGTGATAGATGATGGAAAAGGTATGTCTGAAACAGATGCTCGTTTGGCTTTCGAACGTCATTCTACTTCCAAAATCCGTAAGGCTGATGATTTGTTTGCTCTTCGCACCATGGGCTTCCGTGGCGAAGCTTTGGCATCAATAGCTGCTGTGGCTCAGGTAGAACTGAAGTCACGACAGGCTACCGACGAGATAGGAACCCTGATACAGATTTCTGGTTCCCGATATGAGAAACAGGAGCCATGCTCCTGTGCTGTGGGAAGCATCTTCTCTGTCAGCAATATCTTTTATAATGTACCCGCGCGAAGAAAGTTCCTGAAGTCCAATTCTACAGAGTTGAACAATATTCTGACGGCTTTCGAGCGGATTGCATTGGTAAATCCTCAAATCACCTTTACTTTACATAGCAATGGTACCGAAGTATTCAATTTGCGTGCCGCTAATTTGCGTCAGCGCATTCTCGATGTCTTCGGCAAGCGTTTCAATCAGGAACTCCTGCCGGTAAATGTAGAAACCACTATGTGTAAGGTGTCTGGATTTGTGGGCAAACCGGAATCTGCCAGAAAGAAAGGTGTGCATCAGTTCTTCTTTGTCAACGGGAGATACATGAAACATCCTTATTTCAATAAGGCTGTGATGGCTGCTTATGACCGTCTGGTTCCTCAGGGTGAACAGGTGCCTTACTTTCTGTATTTTGATGTAGATCCGAAGGATATTGATGTGAATATCCATCCTACGAAGACTGAAATCAAATTCGAGAATGAGCAGGCTATCTGGCAAATCCTCTCGGCTTCGGTCAAGGAGTCCATCGGTATGTTCAATGATGTACCTACCATTGATTTCGATACCGAGGATAAACCGGACATCCCTGTTTATAATCCAGAGATGAGTACGGCTGCTGCGGCACCGAAGATCAGTTTGAATCCTGGTTATAATCCGTTCAAGTCTTCCTCTTCCACAGGAGCAGTTCCTATGGGAGCAGGCTTCTCTGTTCCTAAGTCAAAGCCTCAGGTGGATGAAAAATGGGAACAACTTTATGAAGGACTCAAAGATCAGGATGATGTGCAGGGGATGGAGCAGACCATGGTGTTTTCTGATGATTCTAGTCAGGATAATACGCCAGACAGTATCATTGCAGAGAAATCGCCAGCCCATTATCAGTATAAAGGTAAGTATATCATGACTGCGGTAAAATCGGGATTGATGATTATCGACCAGCATCGCGCCCATGTGCGTGTCTTGTTCGAACAGTATTTGCGCCAGTTGGCTGACCGGACCTTTCATTCACAGAAAGTCCTCTTTCCTGAGGTTGTGCAGTTCCCGATGTCAGAGAAGGTAATCTTTGAAAAGATCCTGCCTGAAATGGAATCGATGGGCTTTGAACTGGAAGATCTTGGAGGCGGAAGCTATGCCGTAAATTCAGTTCCTGGCGGACTTGAAGGATTGAATCCTCTTAAACTGGTACAGGACATGGTTTCTTCTGCAGTAGAAAAGGGCGTATCAGCCATTGATGAAATCAATCAGACTTTGGCTTTGAGTTTGGCTCGCCAGGCTGCAATACCTCAGGGGCAGATATTGAGTAATGAAGAGATGGAGGGGCTGGTGAATGATCTTTTTGCCTGCCAGAATGTCAATTATACGCCCGACGGAAAGTCGGTACTTTGTATCCTCCGTCAGCAGGAAATTGAGCATCTTTTAGGTTAA